The following coding sequences are from one Treponema parvum window:
- a CDS encoding DUF3015 family protein: MLKRKFAIALAVASLALTASTFATAVGPGLGYVFFGKKSGAVWDILAATTNGCCFSQFFAITFGTSGYEGGLIGMEETDKFIAENMDALAADIAKGDGEYVDTLSTMLNVADKMAFKAALQDNFDEIFSSSEVSAKEVSAKIYSFVG; this comes from the coding sequence ATGCTTAAAAGGAAATTTGCGATTGCGTTGGCTGTTGCGTCATTGGCGCTTACGGCGAGCACATTTGCAACGGCTGTAGGTCCGGGTCTCGGATATGTATTCTTCGGCAAGAAGAGCGGAGCGGTCTGGGATATCCTTGCCGCAACGACAAACGGATGCTGTTTCTCTCAATTTTTTGCCATCACGTTCGGAACGTCCGGATATGAAGGCGGACTTATCGGTATGGAAGAAACTGATAAATTCATCGCCGAAAACATGGACGCTCTTGCGGCGGACATAGCAAAAGGCGACGGAGAATATGTCGACACCCTTTCGACCATGCTCAATGTCGCGGATAAAATGGCATTTAAAGCCGCCCTGCAGGATAACTTTGATGAAATTTTCTCTTCATCCGAAGTTTCTGCAAAAGAAGTCAGCGCAAAGATCTATTCTTTTGTAGGATAA